One window of Aspergillus oryzae RIB40 DNA, chromosome 3 genomic DNA carries:
- a CDS encoding putative GTPase NOG1 (GTP-binding protein CRFG/NOG1 (ODN superfamily)): protein MKTTWKDIAPVPTSQEFLDVVLSRTQRQLPTQIRAGFKISRIRGFYTRKVKYTQETFCEKFQAILDGFPRLQDIHPFHKDLMNTLYDADHFRIALGQVSTAKHLIETVSRDYVRLIKYAQSLFQCKQLKRAALGRMATICRRLKDPLVYLEQVRQHLGRLPSIDPNTRTLLICGYPNVGKSSFLRSITKADVDVQPYAFTTKSLFVGHFDYKYLRFQAIDTPGILDHPLEEMNTIEMQSITAIAHLRSAVMYFMDFSEQCGYSVADQIKLFHSIRPLFANKIVFLVVNKIDVRRPEDLEPEYQQEIESILKSGDVEMLQLSCTTTEGVTNVKNAACDKLLAERVAQKLKSGTNSSGTPGGRLGDVLARIHVAQPMGGVQRETFIPEAVKNLQKYDKNDPNRKKLERDIEEENGGAGVYNIDLKKTYDLADDEWKHDKIPEVWNGKNIYDFVDPDIEQKLAALEEEEEKLEADGYYDSDESVEDAEDADTRMKADLIREKRALMRNEAKMRKSLKNRAQIPRSAKAKSLSQMENALEEAGYDVDAASARARSKSQTRGRTTTRDADGDDAMDIDMSDPRQAIAKAKGRARSQAATNRLLDGVTDTTARSKADRLKKLGQKKMNRMARAGEADRHTTASLPKHLFTGKRSIGKTQRR, encoded by the exons ATGAAGACCACTTGGAAGGAT ATCGCTCCTGTGCCCACGAGCCAGGAATTTTTGGATGTCGTTCTCAGCCGTACACAGAGACAGCTGCCAACCCAGATTCGTGCTGGTTTTAAGATCAGCCGTATCAGAG GCTTTTATACCCGAAAGGTCAAATATACCCAAGAGACATTCTGCGAAAAGTTCCAGGCCATTCTGGATGGATTCCCCCGGCTCCAGGATATTCATCCTTTCC ATAAGGACTTGATGAACACACTTTACGATGCCGACCATTTCAGAATCGCTTTGGGTCAAGTTTCTACCGCTAAACATCTTATCGAGACTGTTTCCCGCGATTATGTCCGTCTCATCAAATATGCCCAGTCTCTGTTCCAGTGCAAGCAGCTGAAGCGCGCGGCCCTCGGTCGTATGGCCACCATTTGCAGACGTCTCAAAGACCCTCTGGTCTACCTCGAGCAAGTTCGTCAACATTTGGGCCGTTTGCCTTCCATCGATCCCAACACCCGAACTCTCCTGATTTGCGGTTACCCCAACGTCGGAAAGTCTAGCTTTTTGCGCAGCATCACCAAGGCCGATGTTGACGTACAGCCATATGCATTCACAACCAAGAGTTTGTTCGTTGGTCATTTCGACTACAAGTACTTGCGATTCCAAGCCATTGATACCCCCGGAATTCTGGACCACcctctggaggagatgaacACGATTGAAATGCAATCCATTACCGCTATTGCCCATCTTCGCTCCGCGGTCATGTACTTTATGGATTTCTCCGAACAGTGTGGCTACTCCGTTGCCGACCAAATCAAGCTGTTCCACAGTATCCGCCCGCTATTCGCCAACAAGattgtcttccttgtcgTCAACAAGATTGATGTCAGGCGCCCCGAGGATTTGGAACCCGAATACCAGCAAGAGATCGAGTCGATCCTCAAGTCtggagatgtggagatgTTGCAGTTATCTTGCACCACTACCGAGGGTGTAACTAACGTGAAGAACGCCGCTTGCGACAAGCTACTGGCCGAGAGAGTGGCGCAGAAACTCAAGTCTGGAACCAACAGCTCTGGTACCCCTGGTGGACGTCTGGGTGATGTCCTGGCCCGTATTCATGTTGCACAGCCCATGGGTGGTGTCCAGCGTGAAACATTCATTCCTGAGGCCGTCAAGAACCTCCAGAAATACGACAAGAATGATCCTAACcggaagaagttggagagggacattgaggaggagaacgGTGGTGCTGGTGTCTACAACATTGACCTCAAGAAGACCTACGACCTGGCCGACGACGAATGGAAGCATGATAAGATTCCCGAAGTGTGGAACGGCAAGAACATCTACGATTTCGTGGATCCCGATATTGAGCAGAAATTGGCCgccttggaggaggaagaagagaagctgGAAGCCGACGGTTACTACGATTCTGATGAGAGcgtggaagatgctgagGATGCAGACACCCGCATGAAGGCAGACCTGATTCGCGAGAAGCGGGCTTTGATGCGCAACGAAGCCAAGATGCGCAAGTCTCTCAAGAACCGCGCACAAATCCCTCGTAGCGCCAAGGCCAAGTCGCTGTCCCAAATGGAGAATGCTCTCGAAGAGGCCGGCTACGATGTCGATGCTGCTTCCGCCCGTGCCCGCTCCAAGAGCCAGACCCGTGGACGTACCACTACTCGCGATGCcgatggcgacgatgctATGGATATCGACATGTCCGATCCTCGCCAGgccattgccaaggccaagggcCGTGCCCGCAGCCAGGCAGCAACCAACCGTCTCCTGGACGGTGTTACCGATACCACAGCTCGCAGCAAGGCCGATCGTCTCAAGAAGCTGggccagaagaagatgaaccGCATGGCAAGAGCCGGAGAAGCCGATCGTCACACTACCGCATCTCTCCCCAAGCACTTG TTCACCGGCAAGCGTAGCATCGGCAAGACTCAACGTCGGTAA
- a CDS encoding sugar porter family MFS transporter (predicted transporter (major facilitator superfamily)): MGVSNLMARLKPQADHEHQEHSDTPTPVRADSNLEKDNAMIDDSPVKYLTWRSFILGLCVSMGGFIFGYSTGQIAGFTTMNDFKMRFAEQHADGTYAFSNVRNGLIVGLLSIGTMIGALVAAPIADRIGRKYSISFWSVIHMVGIIIQIATDDNWVQVAMGRWVAGLGVGALSSIVPMYQSESAPRQVRGAMVSAFQLFVAFGIFISYLVNFGTESINGTASWRITMGIGFAWPLILGVGTLFLPESPRYAYRNGRIEEAREVMCKLYGVGPNHRCIAQEMKDMKDKLDEEKAAGQAGIFEVFTGPRMFYRVMLGIALQSLQQLTGANFLFYYGNTIFTSTGLNNSYVTQIILGAVNFGMTLPGLYVVEHFGRRNSLMVGASWMFICFMIWASIGHFALDLENPPNTPQAGTAMIVFTCFFIVGFATTWGPIVWAICGEMYPARYRAVCIGLATAANWTWNFLISFFTPFISSAIDFAYGYVFAGCCFAAVLVVFFFVNETQGRTLEEVDTMYVLHVKPWKSANWTPPEGIVRDLHGPPASPKQEGRAEHSEPATEIRE, from the exons ATGGGTGTCTCTAATCTGATGGCCCGGCTCAAGCCTCAGGCCGACCATGAACACCAGGAGCACTCCGATACTCCTACCCCAGTCAGAGCCGACTCAAACTTGGAGAAGGATAATGCCATGATTGACGACAGCCCCGTCAAGTATCTGACATGGCGGTCCTTCATCCTGGGTTTGTGTGTCTCGATGGGTGGTTTTATCTTCGGTTACTCCACCG GTCAAATTGCTGGCTTTACGACTATGAATGATTTCAAGATGCGCTTTGCGGAACAACATGCGGATGGAACATATGCTTTCAGCAACGTGCGCAATGGTTTGATTGTCGGTCTG TTGTCCATTGGTACTATGATTGGCGCCCTTGTCGCCGCTCCTATCGCCGACCGCATTGGTCGCAAATACTCTATCTCCTTCTGGTCGGTGATTCACATGGTtggtatcatcatccagaTCGCCACCGATGACAACTGGGTCCAAGTTGCTATGGGTCGTTGGGTGGCCGGTTTGGGTGTCGGCGCTCTGTCCAGCATCGTTCCTATGTACCAGAGTGAATCTGCTCCTCGTCAGGTCCGTGGTGCCATGGTCAGCGCCTTCCAGCTGTTCGTTGCCTTCGGTATTTTCATCTCTTATCTCGTCAACTTCGGTACCGAATCCATCAACGGTACCGCTTCCTGGCGTATCACTATGGGCATTGGCTTCGCCTGGCCCTTGATCTTGGGTGTTGGCACTCTGTTCCTTCCCGAGTCTCCCCGTTATGCCTACCGTAACGGTCGTATCGAAGAAGCCCGTGAGGTTATGTGCAAGCTTTACGGCGTCGGCCCCAACCACCGGTGCATCGCCCAGGAGATGAAGGACATGAAGGACAAGCTcgatgaggagaaggctgCCGGACAGGCTGGCATCTTCGAAGTCTTCACTGGTCCCCGTATGTTCTACCGTGTTATGCTGGGAATTGCTTTGCAGTCACTGCAGCAGCTCACTGGCGCCAATTTCCTCTTCTACTATGGTAACACCATCTTCACTTCTACCGGTCTGAACAACAGCTACGTCACCCAGATTATTCTGGGTGCCGTTAACTTCGGCATGACCCTTCCTGGTCTCTATGTTGTTGAGCACTTCGGCCGTCGTAATAGTCTGATGGTCGGTGCCTCCTGGATGTTTATCTGCTTTATGATCTGGGCCTCCATTGGTCACTTCGCCTTGGACTTGGAGAACCCTCCCAACACCCCTCAGGCTGGTACTGCCATGATTGTCTTCActtgcttcttcatcgtcggcttcgCCACCACCTGGGGACCTATTGTGTGGGCTATCTGTGGTGAGATGTACCCTGCTCGCTACCGTGCTGTCTGCATTGGTCTTGCCACTGCCGCCAATTGGACCTGGAACTTCctgatctctttcttcacccCCTTCATCTCCAGCGCTATCGACTTTGCCTACGGTTACGTCTTTGCAGGCTGCTGCTTCGCCGCCGTGCTtgtggtcttcttcttcgtcaacgAGACCCAGGGTCGCACCCTTGAGGAAGTCGACACCATGTACGTCCTCCACGTCAAGCCCTGGAAGAGTGCCAACTGGACGCCCCCGGAGGGTATCGTCCGCGATCTCCACGGGCCCCCCGCTTCCCCCAAGCAGGAGGGTCGGGCTGAGCACAGCGAGCCCGCCACCGAGATCCGCGAGTAA
- a CDS encoding ketoreductase (17 beta-hydroxysteroid dehydrogenase type 3, HSD17B3), whose translation MDFLSKHTTCLSNLELNLAPGWQTVSAYFLLAAGSLFVASRALTFVRVLLSLFVLPGKSLRSFGPKGSWAVVTGASDGLGKEFSLQLARAGFNIVLVSRTASKLTTLSDEITSKYASVQTKTLAMDFARNEDSDYEKLKALVDELDVAILVNNVGKSHDIPTPFALTSQEEMTDIITINCMGTLRATQLIVPGMMQRKRGLILTMGSFGGLLPTPLLATYSGSKAFLQQWSTALGSELEEHGITVELVQAYLITSAMSKIRRASATIPDPRSFVKSVLSKIGRNGGSPSYAYSSSPYWSHGLMAYFLTCIAGTMGKFVTSKNRGMHESIRKRALRKAEREKAKKST comes from the exons ATGGATTTCCTATCGAAGCACACAACCTGTCTGTCTAACCTGGAGCTTAATCTTGCTCCTGGATGGCAGACTGTCAGCGCGTATTTCCTTCTTGCAGCAGGAAGCTTGTTTGTCGCCTCTAGAGCTTTGACTTTTGTCAGAGTTCTTCTCAGCCTGTTTGTTCTTCCCGGAAAGTCG CTTCGCTCTTTCGGCCCCAAGGGTAGCTGGGCCGTGGTCACAGGTGCATCCGACGGTTTGGGCAAAGAATTCTCGCTCCAACTTGCTCGCGCTGGCTTCAACATCGTCCTTGTCTCCCGGACTGCCTCGAAGCTGACTACGTTGTCCGATGAAATCACCTCCAAGTACGCCTCCGTCCAGACCAAAACCCTGGCTATGGACTTTGCTCGCAACGAAGATAGCGACtatgagaagctgaaggcCCTGGTGGATGAGCTGGACGTAGCCATTCTAGTAAACAATGTTGGAAAGAGCCACGACATCCCCACTCCTTTCGCATTGACTTCTCAGGAGGAGATGACGGACATCATAACCATCAATTGCATGGGAACCCTGCGTGCTACTCAGTTGATCGTGCCGGGAATGATGCAGCGCAAGCGTGGTTTGATTCTGACAATGGGATCCTTTGGTGGCCTTCTCCcaactcctcttcttgccaccTACTCTGGTAGCAAGGCCTTCCTGCAGCAGTGGTCGACGGCTCTCGGCTCGGAACTTGAGGAGCACGGTATCACCGTTGAGCTCGTACAGGCATATCTCATCACTTCTGCTATGTCAAAGATTCGCCGGGCCAGCGCTACGATCCCGGATCCCCGGTCGTTCGTCAAGTCGGTCTTGTCTAAAATTGGCCGCAATGGTGGATCTCCATCCTACGCTTACAGCTCATCGCCCTACTGGAGCCATGGCTTGATGGCCTACTTCTTGACCTGTATCGCCGGAACCATGGGGAAGTTCGTTACTTCTAAGAATCGAGGAATGCACGAGTCAATTCGGAAGCGAGCTCTGCGCAAGGCCGAGCGCgaaaaggcgaagaagagcacTTAA
- a CDS encoding Erg28 family protein (predicted membrane protein) encodes MAAILSYLPPFEGFLPKWLFLVSVVSSANSIQAYRSDSYAAELYNGRSADGRPLTNPLSSRTFGTWTFLSAVIRMYAAYNITTPVAYDLAIWTFGIALVHFVGEWLGFGSAQLKGRFVSPLIVASSTLAWMLTQRESYLSA; translated from the exons ATGGCTGCTATTCTCTCTTACTTGCCTCCTTTTGAGGGCTTTCTGCCCAAGTGGCTTTTCCTT GTCTCGGTGGTCTCTTCGGCAAACAGCATTCAAGCGTACCGATCCGATTCCTACGCCGCGGAGCTCTACAATGGACGATCCGCTGATGGTCGTCCGCTAACCAACCCCTTATCCTCTCGCACCTTTGGTACCTGGACTTTCCTCTCCGCTGTGATCCGAATGTACGCAGCTTACAACATCACGACCCCTGTGGCATATGACCTTGCTATATGGACTTTCGGAATCGCCTTGGTACACTTTGTTGGCGAGTGGCTGGGTTTCGGTAGTGCCCAACTCAAGGGGCGTTTCGTCAGCCCTCTTATTGTTGCGTCATCAACTTTAGCTTGGATGTTGACACAGAGGGAAAGCTATCTCTCTGCCTAA